A DNA window from Impatiens glandulifera chromosome 7, dImpGla2.1, whole genome shotgun sequence contains the following coding sequences:
- the LOC124945112 gene encoding homogentisate 1,2-dioxygenase has product SPMTDFSDFPADLHYLTGFGNHFSSESLPGALPQGQNSPLLCPYGLYAEQISGTAFTVPRKHNQRSWLYRIKPSVTHEPFKPRVPVHGKLVSEFSLLNSSATPTQLRWKPVEFPESPTDFVDGLYTVCGAGSSYLRYGFAIHMYACNKSMESSALCNADGDFLIVPQVGRLWITTECGRIQVSPGEIVVIPQGFRFVVNLPDGPSRGYVAEVFGSHFQLPDLGPIGANGLAEPRDFSVPNAWFEDKNRPGYTIIQKFGGELFTAKQDFSPFNVVAWHGNYVPYKYDLNKFCPYNTVRVDHSDPSINTVLTAPTDKPGVALLDFVIFPPRWLVAEHTFRPPYYHRNCMSEFMGLISGGYEAKADGFLPGGASLHSCMTPHGPDTKTYEATIARGNEAGPHRIADTMAFMFESCLIPRVCPWALDTPIIDRNYYQCWIGLKSHFTHHENTKIEQSDTTTTTGFKQDD; this is encoded by the exons TCTCCGATGACGGACTTCTCCGATTTTCCGGCGGATTTACACTACCTCACCGGCTTCGGAAACCACTTCTCCTCCGAATCCCTTCCCGGAGCCCTACCTCAGGGACAAAACAGTCCTCTCCTCTGTCCTTACGGTCTCTACGCCGAGCAGATTTCCGGCACCGCCTTCACCGTTCCTCGCAAACATAATCAACGCAG TTGGCTGTATCGGATTAAACCGTCTGTAACGCATGAACCGTTCAAACCTCGTGTACCGGTTCATGGAAAGCTTGTGAGTGAGTTTAGCTTGCTAAATAGTTCTGCTACTCCAACACAGTTACGATGGAAGCCTGTTGAGTTTCCGGAATCGCCAACTGATTTCGTTGATGGATTGTACACCGTTTGTGGTGCAGGAAGTTCTTATTTACGATATGGTTTTGCTATTCATAT GTATGCATGTAACAAATCAATGGAGAGTTCTGCGCTTTGCAATGCTGATGGTGATTTCTTAATTGTTCCTCAAGTAGGGA GGCTATGGATTACAACCGAATGTGGGCGGATTCAAGTATCACCTGGTGAAATTGTTGTTATACCTCAAGGGTTTCGCTTTGTTGTTAACCTGCCCGATGGCCCTTCGCGTGGCTACGTTGCTGAGGTGTTTGgatcacattttcaacttcctgATTTGGGACCAATAG GTGCTAACGGACTTGCTGAACCGAGAGATTTCAGCGTTCCGAATGCGTGGTTTGAGGATAAGAACAGGCCTGGATACACAATTATACAGAAATTTGGTGGTGAACTCTTTACAGCAAAGCAGGATTTCTCACCCTTCAATGTTGTAGCCTGGCATGGTAATTATGTTCCTTATAAG TATGATCTAAACAAGTTTTGTCCATACAATACTGTTCGGGTCGATCACAGTGACCCGTCAATTAATACAG TTTTAACTGCACCAACGGATAAACCTGGAGTGGCGCTGCTTGATTTTGTCATCTTCCCTCCGAGATGGTTGGTTGCTGAGCATACTTTTCGACCTCCATATTACCATCGTAATTGTATGAGCGAATTTATGGGCCTTATTTCTGGTGGATACGAG GCAAAAGCCGATGGGTTTCTCCCTGGTGGTGCAAGCCTTCACAGCTGTATGACACCACACGGTCCCGATACAAAAACCTACGAG GCAACAATTGCAAGAGGAAATGAGGCAGGCCCTCATAGAATAGCCGATACCATGGCTTTCATGTTCGAATCTTGTCTGATACCTCGTGTATGTCCTTGGGCTCTCGACACTCCAATAATTGATCGCAACTATTATCAATGTTGGATCGGTCTCAAATCTCACTTCACTCATCACGAAAACACAAAAATAGAACAATCggacacaacaacaacaaccggTTTCAAACAAGATGATTAA
- the LOC124945759 gene encoding glutamate receptor 2.5-like isoform X3: protein MDVQHVEVILGPQTWEEVSLVAELGERSHIPILSFSDFTPTWATERWSFLLQFSPSQSIQIKALAAIVSSWGWRRVNVIYEDMDSSVYGITPHLLDAFQKSGVEIGHLVPLPRFVSGISLMEILGNLKTDQCRVFVIHTSLPLSIRLFEVAKKMDMMTTDYVWITTTSTTSLVHSLNSSVMSSMQGVIGVNSYFPEMGPSYHDFYDRFYNKFGLEHVEEKNHEPGIYALRAYDATWILAQAMNMDRNKDRDNQGFIDRIFSTNSDGLSGKIHFVEKKPPPSHLFQIINIHGRSYKELGYWSESFGFSRSVDGRVNSSSMNILGTVIWPGGSHSIPKGWSLPTSFKPWRIAVPNTTLFKLFETISYDPFQNKYRVSGLSVDLFKAAVDRLPYYFPCDYVPFTGTFDALLEQVHLKNFDAAIGLIAITSKRYEKVDFTQTGLTEAGLLVMVVPVQIQSSNQAWLFVKPFTKAMWLLTAGINLYNGFVVWVIERDHIPEFKGSGLSQVGSLIWLSFSTLFSLRGAQLHNDLSRMAVVVWLFMALVVMQTYTANLTSMLTVPRLKPTITDIETLKYSRAMIGCTGQTFVPLYLSDVLQFNPSNIKANYTSLDEIARALNTKEIEAAFLQSPLAKQFLARYCKSFTLAGPTFAGGYGFAFQKGSPVLPDINTALIQVIETGKFQELENSLISAEMCVEGNTGSKDDDISISANSFQGLFMITVGASTISLLIHLITSCKLSGWMVKFSKSEWLACIRRRSQFWSREDKASRVSDSVEENSKDLAIQVGVLLSGSKDVNVSIKCVNN, encoded by the exons ATGGATGTACAACACGTAGAAGTCATTTTGGGACCGCAGACATGGGAGGAGGTTTCTTTAGTTGCAGAGCTTGGTGAAAGATCTCATATACCTATTCTTTCATTTTCCGATTTTACACCTACTTGGGCAACGGAAAGATGGTCTTTCCTCCTTCAATTCTCACCAAGTCAGTCCATACAAATAAAAGCTTTGGCTGCCATAGTCAGCTCATGGGGATGGCGACGTGTAAACGTGATTTACGAGGACATGGATTCTTCTGTCTATGGAATCACTCCTCATCTATTGGATGCCTTCCAAAAATCTGGCGTAGAAATCGGCCACCTCGTTCCTCTTCCAAGATTTGTATCGGGTATTTCTTTGATGGAAATCTTGGGCAATCTTAAAACAGATCAATGCCGAGTCTTTGTGATCCATACATCCTTACCATTATCAATTCGTCTATTTGAAGTGGCAAAGAAGATGGACATGATGACAACTGACTACGTCTGGATCACCACAACTTCCACTACTAGCCTTGTTCATTCCCTTAATTCATCAGTCATGTCTTCAATGCAAGGCGTTATAGGCGTCAACAGTTATTTTCCTGAAATGGGGCCAAGTTACCATGATTTCTATGACAGATTTTATAACAAGTTTGGTTTAGAGCACGTTGAAGAGAAAAACCACGAGCCAGGGATTTACGCTTTGCGGGCATATGATGCCACTTGGATATTAGCTCAAGCAATGAATATGGACAGAAACAAAGACAGAGACAATCAAGGTTTCATAGATAGAATCTTTTCAACTAATTCTGACGGGCTAAGCGGTAAAATCCATTTTGTAGAGAAGAAACCGCCTCCTTCACATTTGTTTCAGATTATCAACATTCACGGGAGGAGCTATAAAGAACTTGGTTACTGGTCAGAATCATTTGGATTCTCAAGGTCTGTTGATGGAAGAGTAAATAGTTCTTCAATGAACATCCTGGGTACTGTGATTTGGCCTGGAGGATCACATTCCATTCCGAAAGGCTGGAGTCTGCCAACTAGCTTCAAACCGTGGAGAATTGCTGTACCTAATACCACCTTGTTCAAACTCTTTGAAACAATTTCTTATGATCCATTTCAAAACAAGTACAGGGTCAGCGGACTTTCAGTTGATCTCTTTAAAGCCGCAGTTGACCGTTTACCATATTACTTCCCATGCGATTATGTTCCCTTTACCGGCACATTTGACGCTTTACTTGAGCAAGTACATCTAAAG AACTTTGATGCTGCGATTGGCCTTATAGCAATAACTTCGAAAAGATACGAAAAGGTTGACTTCACACAGACAGGTCTTACTGAGGCAGGATTGCTAGTCATGGTTGTTCCTGTCCAGATTCAATCAAGTAATCAAGCTTGGCTGTTTGTCAAACCCTTCACAAAAGCAATGTGGCTTCTCACAGCAGGCATTAACCTTTACAATGGTTTTGTTGTGTGGGTGATTGAACGTGATCACATCCCAGAGTTCAAAGGCTCGGGATTGAGCCAAGTTGGATCCCTAATTTGGCTATCTTTCTCCACATTGTTTTCATTGCGAG GGGCACAACTGCATAATGACTTATCAAGGATGGCAGTAGTGGTCTGGCTATTTATGGCCCTCGTTGTAATGCAGACTTATACTGCAAATCTCACTAGTATGCTAACTGTCCCTCGTCTTAAACCAACAATAACTGATATCGAGACATTGAAGTACTCCCGTGCAATGATTGGCTGCACTGGACAGACATTTGTTCCTCTTTATTTGAGTGATGTATTACAGTTCAACCCATCGAATATAAAGGCCAACTACACTTCTCTAGATGAAATTGCTCGAGCGCTTAACACTAAAGAAATAGAAGCCGCGTTTCTTCAGTCTCCACTGGCTAAACAGTTCCTTGCTAGATATTGTAAAAGCTTTACCTTGGCTGGACCAACATTTGCTGGAGGATATGGCTTT GCGTTTCAGAAGGGATCCCCAGTGCTGCCCGACATAAACACAGCACTAATACAAGTGATTGAAACGGGGAAGTTTCAAGAGCTGGAAAACAGCTTGATATCGGCTGAGATGTGCGTGGAAGGTAACACGGGTAGTAAGGATGATGACATTAGCATTAGTGCAAATAGTTTTCAGGGTCTTTTCATGATAACAGTGGGAGCATCCACAATTTCCTTGTTAATCCATCTGATTACTAGTTGTAAGTTAAGTGGTTGGATGGTAAAGTTTTCGAAAAGTGAATGGTTGGCTTGTATTAGGAGGAGAAGCCAATTCTGGTCGAGGGAGGATAAAGCTAGTCGTGTATCTGATTCTGTTGAGGAGAATTCGAAGGATTTGGCGATCCAGGTTGGGGTTTTGTTATCTGGATCAAAAGATGTAAATGTTAGTATTAAGTGTGTAAACAACTAG
- the LOC124945759 gene encoding glutamate receptor 2.5-like isoform X1 yields MHWVHEFFSFSVMAMTLTFLLFSQQTTSSSSTEHVIGRVGAILDTTSRIGKEQQVAIEMAIDDFFTQTNKSLVLRVESSPNDPLQATLAARNLMDVQHVEVILGPQTWEEVSLVAELGERSHIPILSFSDFTPTWATERWSFLLQFSPSQSIQIKALAAIVSSWGWRRVNVIYEDMDSSVYGITPHLLDAFQKSGVEIGHLVPLPRFVSGISLMEILGNLKTDQCRVFVIHTSLPLSIRLFEVAKKMDMMTTDYVWITTTSTTSLVHSLNSSVMSSMQGVIGVNSYFPEMGPSYHDFYDRFYNKFGLEHVEEKNHEPGIYALRAYDATWILAQAMNMDRNKDRDNQGFIDRIFSTNSDGLSGKIHFVEKKPPPSHLFQIINIHGRSYKELGYWSESFGFSRSVDGRVNSSSMNILGTVIWPGGSHSIPKGWSLPTSFKPWRIAVPNTTLFKLFETISYDPFQNKYRVSGLSVDLFKAAVDRLPYYFPCDYVPFTGTFDALLEQVHLKNFDAAIGLIAITSKRYEKVDFTQTGLTEAGLLVMVVPVQIQSSNQAWLFVKPFTKAMWLLTAGINLYNGFVVWVIERDHIPEFKGSGLSQVGSLIWLSFSTLFSLRGAQLHNDLSRMAVVVWLFMALVVMQTYTANLTSMLTVPRLKPTITDIETLKYSRAMIGCTGQTFVPLYLSDVLQFNPSNIKANYTSLDEIARALNTKEIEAAFLQSPLAKQFLARYCKSFTLAGPTFAGGYGFAFQKGSPVLPDINTALIQVIETGKFQELENSLISAEMCVEGNTGSKDDDISISANSFQGLFMITVGASTISLLIHLITSCKLSGWMVKFSKSEWLACIRRRSQFWSREDKASRVSDSVEENSKDLAIQVGVLLSGSKDVNVSIKCVNN; encoded by the exons ATGCATTGGGTTCATGAGTTCTTCTCCTTCTCTGTTATGGCCATGACATTGACCTTCTTGTTATTCTCACAGCAAACTACATCTAGTAGCAGCACAGAACATGTTATCGGAAGAGTTGGTGCCATTCTCGATACCACTTCTCGCATTGGCAAAGAACAACAAGTGGCAATTGAGATGGCAATTGATGACTTTTTCACCCAAACCAATAAAAGTTTGGTTCTTAGAGTTGAAAGTTCTCCTAATGATCCCTTGCAAGCAACTCTTGCTG CTAGGAACCTTATGGATGTACAACACGTAGAAGTCATTTTGGGACCGCAGACATGGGAGGAGGTTTCTTTAGTTGCAGAGCTTGGTGAAAGATCTCATATACCTATTCTTTCATTTTCCGATTTTACACCTACTTGGGCAACGGAAAGATGGTCTTTCCTCCTTCAATTCTCACCAAGTCAGTCCATACAAATAAAAGCTTTGGCTGCCATAGTCAGCTCATGGGGATGGCGACGTGTAAACGTGATTTACGAGGACATGGATTCTTCTGTCTATGGAATCACTCCTCATCTATTGGATGCCTTCCAAAAATCTGGCGTAGAAATCGGCCACCTCGTTCCTCTTCCAAGATTTGTATCGGGTATTTCTTTGATGGAAATCTTGGGCAATCTTAAAACAGATCAATGCCGAGTCTTTGTGATCCATACATCCTTACCATTATCAATTCGTCTATTTGAAGTGGCAAAGAAGATGGACATGATGACAACTGACTACGTCTGGATCACCACAACTTCCACTACTAGCCTTGTTCATTCCCTTAATTCATCAGTCATGTCTTCAATGCAAGGCGTTATAGGCGTCAACAGTTATTTTCCTGAAATGGGGCCAAGTTACCATGATTTCTATGACAGATTTTATAACAAGTTTGGTTTAGAGCACGTTGAAGAGAAAAACCACGAGCCAGGGATTTACGCTTTGCGGGCATATGATGCCACTTGGATATTAGCTCAAGCAATGAATATGGACAGAAACAAAGACAGAGACAATCAAGGTTTCATAGATAGAATCTTTTCAACTAATTCTGACGGGCTAAGCGGTAAAATCCATTTTGTAGAGAAGAAACCGCCTCCTTCACATTTGTTTCAGATTATCAACATTCACGGGAGGAGCTATAAAGAACTTGGTTACTGGTCAGAATCATTTGGATTCTCAAGGTCTGTTGATGGAAGAGTAAATAGTTCTTCAATGAACATCCTGGGTACTGTGATTTGGCCTGGAGGATCACATTCCATTCCGAAAGGCTGGAGTCTGCCAACTAGCTTCAAACCGTGGAGAATTGCTGTACCTAATACCACCTTGTTCAAACTCTTTGAAACAATTTCTTATGATCCATTTCAAAACAAGTACAGGGTCAGCGGACTTTCAGTTGATCTCTTTAAAGCCGCAGTTGACCGTTTACCATATTACTTCCCATGCGATTATGTTCCCTTTACCGGCACATTTGACGCTTTACTTGAGCAAGTACATCTAAAG AACTTTGATGCTGCGATTGGCCTTATAGCAATAACTTCGAAAAGATACGAAAAGGTTGACTTCACACAGACAGGTCTTACTGAGGCAGGATTGCTAGTCATGGTTGTTCCTGTCCAGATTCAATCAAGTAATCAAGCTTGGCTGTTTGTCAAACCCTTCACAAAAGCAATGTGGCTTCTCACAGCAGGCATTAACCTTTACAATGGTTTTGTTGTGTGGGTGATTGAACGTGATCACATCCCAGAGTTCAAAGGCTCGGGATTGAGCCAAGTTGGATCCCTAATTTGGCTATCTTTCTCCACATTGTTTTCATTGCGAG GGGCACAACTGCATAATGACTTATCAAGGATGGCAGTAGTGGTCTGGCTATTTATGGCCCTCGTTGTAATGCAGACTTATACTGCAAATCTCACTAGTATGCTAACTGTCCCTCGTCTTAAACCAACAATAACTGATATCGAGACATTGAAGTACTCCCGTGCAATGATTGGCTGCACTGGACAGACATTTGTTCCTCTTTATTTGAGTGATGTATTACAGTTCAACCCATCGAATATAAAGGCCAACTACACTTCTCTAGATGAAATTGCTCGAGCGCTTAACACTAAAGAAATAGAAGCCGCGTTTCTTCAGTCTCCACTGGCTAAACAGTTCCTTGCTAGATATTGTAAAAGCTTTACCTTGGCTGGACCAACATTTGCTGGAGGATATGGCTTT GCGTTTCAGAAGGGATCCCCAGTGCTGCCCGACATAAACACAGCACTAATACAAGTGATTGAAACGGGGAAGTTTCAAGAGCTGGAAAACAGCTTGATATCGGCTGAGATGTGCGTGGAAGGTAACACGGGTAGTAAGGATGATGACATTAGCATTAGTGCAAATAGTTTTCAGGGTCTTTTCATGATAACAGTGGGAGCATCCACAATTTCCTTGTTAATCCATCTGATTACTAGTTGTAAGTTAAGTGGTTGGATGGTAAAGTTTTCGAAAAGTGAATGGTTGGCTTGTATTAGGAGGAGAAGCCAATTCTGGTCGAGGGAGGATAAAGCTAGTCGTGTATCTGATTCTGTTGAGGAGAATTCGAAGGATTTGGCGATCCAGGTTGGGGTTTTGTTATCTGGATCAAAAGATGTAAATGTTAGTATTAAGTGTGTAAACAACTAG
- the LOC124945759 gene encoding glutamate receptor 2.5-like isoform X2, translated as MAIDDFFTQTNKSLVLRVESSPNDPLQATLAARNLMDVQHVEVILGPQTWEEVSLVAELGERSHIPILSFSDFTPTWATERWSFLLQFSPSQSIQIKALAAIVSSWGWRRVNVIYEDMDSSVYGITPHLLDAFQKSGVEIGHLVPLPRFVSGISLMEILGNLKTDQCRVFVIHTSLPLSIRLFEVAKKMDMMTTDYVWITTTSTTSLVHSLNSSVMSSMQGVIGVNSYFPEMGPSYHDFYDRFYNKFGLEHVEEKNHEPGIYALRAYDATWILAQAMNMDRNKDRDNQGFIDRIFSTNSDGLSGKIHFVEKKPPPSHLFQIINIHGRSYKELGYWSESFGFSRSVDGRVNSSSMNILGTVIWPGGSHSIPKGWSLPTSFKPWRIAVPNTTLFKLFETISYDPFQNKYRVSGLSVDLFKAAVDRLPYYFPCDYVPFTGTFDALLEQVHLKNFDAAIGLIAITSKRYEKVDFTQTGLTEAGLLVMVVPVQIQSSNQAWLFVKPFTKAMWLLTAGINLYNGFVVWVIERDHIPEFKGSGLSQVGSLIWLSFSTLFSLRGAQLHNDLSRMAVVVWLFMALVVMQTYTANLTSMLTVPRLKPTITDIETLKYSRAMIGCTGQTFVPLYLSDVLQFNPSNIKANYTSLDEIARALNTKEIEAAFLQSPLAKQFLARYCKSFTLAGPTFAGGYGFAFQKGSPVLPDINTALIQVIETGKFQELENSLISAEMCVEGNTGSKDDDISISANSFQGLFMITVGASTISLLIHLITSCKLSGWMVKFSKSEWLACIRRRSQFWSREDKASRVSDSVEENSKDLAIQVGVLLSGSKDVNVSIKCVNN; from the exons ATGGCAATTGATGACTTTTTCACCCAAACCAATAAAAGTTTGGTTCTTAGAGTTGAAAGTTCTCCTAATGATCCCTTGCAAGCAACTCTTGCTG CTAGGAACCTTATGGATGTACAACACGTAGAAGTCATTTTGGGACCGCAGACATGGGAGGAGGTTTCTTTAGTTGCAGAGCTTGGTGAAAGATCTCATATACCTATTCTTTCATTTTCCGATTTTACACCTACTTGGGCAACGGAAAGATGGTCTTTCCTCCTTCAATTCTCACCAAGTCAGTCCATACAAATAAAAGCTTTGGCTGCCATAGTCAGCTCATGGGGATGGCGACGTGTAAACGTGATTTACGAGGACATGGATTCTTCTGTCTATGGAATCACTCCTCATCTATTGGATGCCTTCCAAAAATCTGGCGTAGAAATCGGCCACCTCGTTCCTCTTCCAAGATTTGTATCGGGTATTTCTTTGATGGAAATCTTGGGCAATCTTAAAACAGATCAATGCCGAGTCTTTGTGATCCATACATCCTTACCATTATCAATTCGTCTATTTGAAGTGGCAAAGAAGATGGACATGATGACAACTGACTACGTCTGGATCACCACAACTTCCACTACTAGCCTTGTTCATTCCCTTAATTCATCAGTCATGTCTTCAATGCAAGGCGTTATAGGCGTCAACAGTTATTTTCCTGAAATGGGGCCAAGTTACCATGATTTCTATGACAGATTTTATAACAAGTTTGGTTTAGAGCACGTTGAAGAGAAAAACCACGAGCCAGGGATTTACGCTTTGCGGGCATATGATGCCACTTGGATATTAGCTCAAGCAATGAATATGGACAGAAACAAAGACAGAGACAATCAAGGTTTCATAGATAGAATCTTTTCAACTAATTCTGACGGGCTAAGCGGTAAAATCCATTTTGTAGAGAAGAAACCGCCTCCTTCACATTTGTTTCAGATTATCAACATTCACGGGAGGAGCTATAAAGAACTTGGTTACTGGTCAGAATCATTTGGATTCTCAAGGTCTGTTGATGGAAGAGTAAATAGTTCTTCAATGAACATCCTGGGTACTGTGATTTGGCCTGGAGGATCACATTCCATTCCGAAAGGCTGGAGTCTGCCAACTAGCTTCAAACCGTGGAGAATTGCTGTACCTAATACCACCTTGTTCAAACTCTTTGAAACAATTTCTTATGATCCATTTCAAAACAAGTACAGGGTCAGCGGACTTTCAGTTGATCTCTTTAAAGCCGCAGTTGACCGTTTACCATATTACTTCCCATGCGATTATGTTCCCTTTACCGGCACATTTGACGCTTTACTTGAGCAAGTACATCTAAAG AACTTTGATGCTGCGATTGGCCTTATAGCAATAACTTCGAAAAGATACGAAAAGGTTGACTTCACACAGACAGGTCTTACTGAGGCAGGATTGCTAGTCATGGTTGTTCCTGTCCAGATTCAATCAAGTAATCAAGCTTGGCTGTTTGTCAAACCCTTCACAAAAGCAATGTGGCTTCTCACAGCAGGCATTAACCTTTACAATGGTTTTGTTGTGTGGGTGATTGAACGTGATCACATCCCAGAGTTCAAAGGCTCGGGATTGAGCCAAGTTGGATCCCTAATTTGGCTATCTTTCTCCACATTGTTTTCATTGCGAG GGGCACAACTGCATAATGACTTATCAAGGATGGCAGTAGTGGTCTGGCTATTTATGGCCCTCGTTGTAATGCAGACTTATACTGCAAATCTCACTAGTATGCTAACTGTCCCTCGTCTTAAACCAACAATAACTGATATCGAGACATTGAAGTACTCCCGTGCAATGATTGGCTGCACTGGACAGACATTTGTTCCTCTTTATTTGAGTGATGTATTACAGTTCAACCCATCGAATATAAAGGCCAACTACACTTCTCTAGATGAAATTGCTCGAGCGCTTAACACTAAAGAAATAGAAGCCGCGTTTCTTCAGTCTCCACTGGCTAAACAGTTCCTTGCTAGATATTGTAAAAGCTTTACCTTGGCTGGACCAACATTTGCTGGAGGATATGGCTTT GCGTTTCAGAAGGGATCCCCAGTGCTGCCCGACATAAACACAGCACTAATACAAGTGATTGAAACGGGGAAGTTTCAAGAGCTGGAAAACAGCTTGATATCGGCTGAGATGTGCGTGGAAGGTAACACGGGTAGTAAGGATGATGACATTAGCATTAGTGCAAATAGTTTTCAGGGTCTTTTCATGATAACAGTGGGAGCATCCACAATTTCCTTGTTAATCCATCTGATTACTAGTTGTAAGTTAAGTGGTTGGATGGTAAAGTTTTCGAAAAGTGAATGGTTGGCTTGTATTAGGAGGAGAAGCCAATTCTGGTCGAGGGAGGATAAAGCTAGTCGTGTATCTGATTCTGTTGAGGAGAATTCGAAGGATTTGGCGATCCAGGTTGGGGTTTTGTTATCTGGATCAAAAGATGTAAATGTTAGTATTAAGTGTGTAAACAACTAG